The sequence CGTGCGCGAGCGGCGACAAGCTCCTGGGAGGGCCGCAGGCCGGGATCCTCGCGGGGAGCCGCGCCCTCGTGGAGGCGTGCCGCAAGAATCCCATGGCGCGCGCGCTCCGTCTCGACAAACTCTCGATCGCCGCGCTCGAGACGACGCTTCGCCTCTACCGCGACCCGAAGGCGCGCGAGACCTCGATTCCCGTGCTCCGCATGCTCGCGGAGCCCGCGGGCTCGGTCCGCACGCGCGCGGAGGAGGCGCTGCGCGCCCTCGGCGCGGAACGCGCTTCTCGCGTGGGCGCGAAGGTGGTAGCTTGCACCGCGGAGGTCGGAGGCGGAGCGATGCCGGGGGCGGGAATCCCGTCCTTCGCGCTCTCCATTCGGGCTCCGCGCGGCACGGCGGCCGCGTTCGCGCGCGCCCTCCGCACGGGACCCGAGCCGGTCCTGGGACGGATCGAAAGGGACCGGCTCCTGCTCGACCTTCGCACGGTGGAATCAAGGGACGTGCCGCGGCTCGTCGCGGCGCTCGTCCTCGCGCTGGACGGAGAGAGGGGGTCCGGGTGATCGAGGCGGAGGTGGAACGCTACTCCGATCCGCAGAGCTTCGCGAAGGAAGTCAATCTCCCGCTCCTCGGCGACGGCCGCATCGATCCTCTTCCGCCCGGCGCGGGCCTCGCGGCGCTCCTCGCCGTCGAGCCTCCTCCCGAGCTGGCCCGAGCCGTCGAGGGACTCACCGAGACCAGGCGCTCCCTCACGCTCCGGTCCCTCCTCCTCGCCGGATTCCCGGAGGATCGCGAGTGCTTCGCCCTGGGACTCGCGATCGCGCGCGAGTGGAGCCGCCGCGGCCTCAAGATCGCGGTGGTCGACCTCGACTTCTGGAATCCCACGATCGTGCGGCCGCGTCCCCATCCCAACGAGGGGTTCGTGGACGTGCTCGAATTCGGCTGCTCCTTCCGCCGCGTCGCGTGGGAGGTCGTGGCCGGCTCGCTCTGGGTCGTGGGGCCGGGGAGCTATCCTCCCGAGGAGTCCCGCATCGCGGAGCACGCGGACTGGGAGCGCGCGTCCCGGAATTTCGGGAGCCACGCCGACGTCACGCTCTTCGTGGCGCCCCTCCTCCACCGCCGCGGGCTCACCGGGCAGCTGTCGAAACGCATGGACGGCGTCGTGCTCGCCTCGTCGGTCCAGCGGACGGGCCGCGCCGAGCTGCGCGACGCGTTCCTCGAGCTGTGGGGCTCGGACGCTCCCATGATCGGATGCCTCGGGATCGACGCGGCGGACCCGGCCGCGCGCGAGGCCGAGGCGACCGCCCCGGAGAAGGAGCGCCAGGGCGCCCGCCGGGATCTCTGGACTCCCGTCACGCCGGAGGGCCGGGAGCTCTGGGGCGACCCGGAGCCGCGCGATCCCTCCGCGATCCAGGCGGCCTCGGTCGGGGGGGAGCCGCGCGAGACGATCGTCATCGTTCCCGAGCCCGTGAAGCCCTGGGACGGTGTCGAGCGACGCCACCGCGCCTCGGTGGACGAGAACGCGCTCGCGTCGACCCTGGAGGAGGAGATCCGGTCCGGGCGCGCGCGCGTTCGTCCCATCGGGCGATCCCGAGCCGGGCTCATCGGCGGCGTGGCCGCGGGGCTCGCGGTGGCGGCGAGCGTGCTCGCGATCGTGATGCGGTCCCCGTCGCTCCCTCCGGGCGACGAGGTGATGCCGGCCGGGACGGAGCGGGTGCTCCCCGAGCCGGACCGTCCGCTCGAGGCGGGAATGGGCGCCCCGTCGCCGTCCCTCCCCTCGGAGAGCGCACTCACCCCCGTACCCCCCGCGGAGCCCGACCGCGGCGCCGCCGTCGCGCCCGGGTCTCCCGGCGGCCCGGCGAAGGGGACCGAGATCCCGGCGGGACTCCAACCCTCCAATCCATCCGCCGCCAAGCCGTTCCGCGTCCACGTGGCCTCGTTCCGCTCCACCGAGAAGGTGGAGGAGATCGCGGCCTCGCTCCGCGCCCGAGGCATGGAAGCCTGGGTCGAGAAGGCGAACGACGTTCCGGGGTACTACAGGGTGTTCGTGGGCCGCTTCGCCACCGAGGCGGAGGCTCACACCCACGCCCAGTGGCTCCTACAGACCGGCTGGGTCGACCGGGCCCAGGCGTACCCACACCGGGAGAGATGACACGTGTTCCTTGAGCGCCTCGACATCCAGGGATTCAAGTCCTTCCCGCAGCGCGTGCGCGTCGACTTCGGTTCGGGGATCACGTCGGTCGTGGGTCCGAACGGGAGCGGCAAGACCAACATCGTCGAGGCGATCCGCTGGGTGCTGGGCGAGCAGAACATGCGCCACCTCCGCGGCGACACCCTCGAGGACGTGATCTTCACCGGCTCCGCGCACCGGAAGCCGCTCGGCATGGCCGAGGTCTCGCTCACCATGGTGAACAACCGAGGCGTCCTCCCCTCCGAGTACACGACCGTCCAGATCGCGCGGCGCACGTTCCGGAACGGGCAGAGCGAGTACATGATCAACAAGAACCCCTGCCGCCTCCGCGACGTGCGCGACCTCTTCCTCGACACCGGGATGGGATCGCACGCGTACTCGCTCATCGAGCGCGGCATGGTGGACAACGTCCTCTCGGACGAGAGCGGCCACCGGCGCTTCCTCTTCGAGGAGGCGGCCGGGATCATGCGCTACAAGACCCGGAAGAAGGAGGCTCTCCAGAAGCTCGAGCTCACGCACACCGACCTCACGCGCGTGAACGACATCGTCGGCGAGATCGAGCGCGAGGTGCGCTCCCTCGCGCGGCAGGTCGGGAAGGCGCGGCGACACGGACGCCTCCGGGACGAGATCCGGGACATCGACCTCGGGATCGCCAAGGAAACGTGGGTCCGCCTGAACGGCGAGACCGGAGTGCTGCGCGCCGAGCGCACGAACGCCGAGAACCGGCGCTCCGTGCTGGGCGGCACGCTCGCGCGCCACGAGGCCGAGCTCGAGGAGCTGAAGCTCGAGCTCCTGAAGCGCGAGGGCGAGGTGCGCCACGCCCAGGAGGCCCTGAGCGAGCACGAGGCGCGCGGCGCCGCGCTCCTGAACGAGGTCGCGGTGCTCCGCGAGCGGAGGTCCGGGCTCCAGGAAAAGCTCGAGCACGCCCGCTCGGAGGCGACCCGCCTTCGCGCGAGCGTGGAGGAGGTCCGGGGCCACGCGTCGAGGATCGAAGGCGATCGCGAGCGGCTCACCAGGGTGCAGCTCGAGCGCGAGGACGAGGAGCGGAAGCTCGAGAGCGAGCTCGCGGAGATGGGTCCGCGGCTCGAGGCGCGGCGCGCGGCGCTCGCCGAGCGGAAGCAGCTCTCGCTCGATCTCTTCGAGGCCCGCGTGATGCAGGAGAGCTCGGCCCGCTCGTGGCGCGAGAGGCGCCGCGAGCTCGAGGCGCGGAAGAACGAGCTCCTCGCGCAGCGCGACACGCTCGCGCGGGACGAGGAGGCGCTCCGGGAGACGATCCGCGACATCGAGCGGTCGCTCGAATCGTCGGGGCGCGAGGTGGCCGGGGCCCGCGCCCGGGTGCAGGAGGCGCTGGCCGCGATCGCGGAGACGGAGGCGCGGATCGCGGAGCAGGACGAGATCGAGATGCGTGCTCGCGAGGCGCACGCCGCGCTCGAGGCGAGGCACGCGACGCTCCGCGAGCTGAAGGAGAGCTACGAGGGATACGACGCGAGCGTGCGGTGGCTCGTGGCGGGCCCCAGCCGCCCCGCCCGCGTGCTGGGCACGGTCGGCGACGTGATCCAGGCGTCCGGCGAGTGGCTCACCGCGCTCGAGGCGGCGCTGGGCGAGGCGGTTCAGTTCATCGTCGCCGAGCGCACCGACGCCGCCGTCGAGGCGCTCCGCGCGCTCGAGCAGAGCGGCGAGGGACGCGCGACGTTCATCAGCCTGGACCGGCTCTCCCGGATGAGGCCCACTCCGATTCCGGAGGAGGTCCTCGCCACGCCCGGAGTGCTGGGCACGCTCCTCGATCACGTTCGGTTCGAACCGGGCTACGTCACGCTGGCCTCCTTCCTCCTCTCGGGCGTCGTGGTGGTCGACTCCATCGACACGGGGCTCGCGCTGAACGAGCGGTTCTCCGGCGAGCGGCTCCACTTCGTGACGCGCCGCGGCGAGCGGGTCGTGGGCCCCGGCATCTTCCAGGGCGGAAGCGGCTCGACCCGCGCGGGCTCGGTGCTCCGGCGCGAGGAGGAGCTGATCGAGCTCGCGGCGTCGATCACGGCCTCGAGCGAAGCGCTCGCGGCCGTCGCGAGGACGTCCGAGGAGCGGCGCGCGGCGCGCGCGTCGGCGCAGTCCGTGCACGAGGAAGCGGCCCGGGTCCTCGCGGCGAACGAGGACGCGCATCGCGCGCTCGAGTCCCGCCG comes from Candidatus Eisenbacteria bacterium and encodes:
- a CDS encoding SPOR domain-containing protein, whose amino-acid sequence is MIEAEVERYSDPQSFAKEVNLPLLGDGRIDPLPPGAGLAALLAVEPPPELARAVEGLTETRRSLTLRSLLLAGFPEDRECFALGLAIAREWSRRGLKIAVVDLDFWNPTIVRPRPHPNEGFVDVLEFGCSFRRVAWEVVAGSLWVVGPGSYPPEESRIAEHADWERASRNFGSHADVTLFVAPLLHRRGLTGQLSKRMDGVVLASSVQRTGRAELRDAFLELWGSDAPMIGCLGIDAADPAAREAEATAPEKERQGARRDLWTPVTPEGRELWGDPEPRDPSAIQAASVGGEPRETIVIVPEPVKPWDGVERRHRASVDENALASTLEEEIRSGRARVRPIGRSRAGLIGGVAAGLAVAASVLAIVMRSPSLPPGDEVMPAGTERVLPEPDRPLEAGMGAPSPSLPSESALTPVPPAEPDRGAAVAPGSPGGPAKGTEIPAGLQPSNPSAAKPFRVHVASFRSTEKVEEIAASLRARGMEAWVEKANDVPGYYRVFVGRFATEAEAHTHAQWLLQTGWVDRAQAYPHRER
- the smc gene encoding chromosome segregation protein SMC, with amino-acid sequence MFLERLDIQGFKSFPQRVRVDFGSGITSVVGPNGSGKTNIVEAIRWVLGEQNMRHLRGDTLEDVIFTGSAHRKPLGMAEVSLTMVNNRGVLPSEYTTVQIARRTFRNGQSEYMINKNPCRLRDVRDLFLDTGMGSHAYSLIERGMVDNVLSDESGHRRFLFEEAAGIMRYKTRKKEALQKLELTHTDLTRVNDIVGEIEREVRSLARQVGKARRHGRLRDEIRDIDLGIAKETWVRLNGETGVLRAERTNAENRRSVLGGTLARHEAELEELKLELLKREGEVRHAQEALSEHEARGAALLNEVAVLRERRSGLQEKLEHARSEATRLRASVEEVRGHASRIEGDRERLTRVQLEREDEERKLESELAEMGPRLEARRAALAERKQLSLDLFEARVMQESSARSWRERRRELEARKNELLAQRDTLARDEEALRETIRDIERSLESSGREVAGARARVQEALAAIAETEARIAEQDEIEMRAREAHAALEARHATLRELKESYEGYDASVRWLVAGPSRPARVLGTVGDVIQASGEWLTALEAALGEAVQFIVAERTDAAVEALRALEQSGEGRATFISLDRLSRMRPTPIPEEVLATPGVLGTLLDHVRFEPGYVTLASFLLSGVVVVDSIDTGLALNERFSGERLHFVTRRGERVVGPGIFQGGSGSTRAGSVLRREEELIELAASITASSEALAAVARTSEERRAARASAQSVHEEAARVLAANEDAHRALESRRTEQTIRGDAMAQAIAAVASSLGAAEADHERALSEAELAEQALQTADLERGRVDDELAREENEVRALEQERERRVALHAEARVEATRARSSLEAGIAEHERLLRSAEEAERGIASREEEAVQTENRIREAETLSSEREAELALEIQRKAERELVLQKAREEFGEVKGKSDDVESRVREVRREHAELTERLHRADLEQAEADGEMRRLLERIRNEYEIDLESYVPPEAVEGGEGAAENALVEIEDVDLEAEPGRVPEDAIVDRSDAEGASQADLKSPGSKPLTPGATREERETRLRYLQEKLRSLGPVNLLAVQDYEERRQRLGFLTGQRKDLEDARQSLLEAIEKINQTASELFLTTFQKVNENFQKVFTSLFEGGESALLLTGEDPLEAEIEILARPRGKKPQSISLLSGGEKALTAIALLFAIYLVKPSPFCILDEVDAPLDDANVDRFVQLLREFSVNTQFIVVTHNKKTMEVADYLYGV